Proteins from a single region of Chanodichthys erythropterus isolate Z2021 chromosome 13, ASM2448905v1, whole genome shotgun sequence:
- the aqp3a gene encoding aquaporin-3a → MGWQKNMLDKLAHTFQIRNKLLRQGLAECLGTLILVMFGCGAVAQVVLSEGSHGLFLTVNLAFGFAATLGILVCGQVSGGHLNPAVTFALCLLGREKWRKFPVYFLFQTLGSFLGAAIIFAEYHDAMYDFAGETNELLVVGPKATAGIFATYPSPHLTILNGFFDQVIGTASLIVCILAIVDPFNNPIPQGLEAFTVGFSVLVIGLSMGFNSGYAVNPARDFGPRLFTAIAGWGGEVFTVRECWFLVPIFAPFIGSIIGVLVYQLMVGWHVEGEARDKKNKATEESLKLNDIASKD, encoded by the exons ATGGGTTGGCAGAAGAATATGCTGGATAAGCTTGCACACACTTTCCAGATCCGCAACAAGCTGCTGCGCCAGGGATTGGCTGAATGCTTGGGAACTCTCATCCTTGTG ATGTTTGGCTGTGGTGCAGTGGCCCAAGTGGTACTAAGCGAAGGATCTCACGGACTCTTTCTCACTGTAAACCTTGCTTTTGGGTTTGCCGCTACACTTGGAATCTTGGTTTGCGGCCAGGTGTCAG GTGGACACTTAAATCCAGCAGTTACATTTGCTCTTTGCCTCTTGGGACGAGAAAAATGGAGAAAGTTTCCTGTTTACTTTCTGTTCCAAACACTTGGATCCTTCTTGGGTGCCGCAATTATCTTTGCTGAATACCATG atGCAATGTATGATTTTGCTGGAGAAACAAATGAGTTGCTTGTAGTTGGGCCAAAAGCCACTGCTGGGATTTTTGCTACTTACCCCAGCCCGCATCTCACCATCTTAAATGGATTTTTTGACCAG GTGATAGGCACAGCATCTCTGATTGTCTGCATCCTGGCCATTGTGGACCCCTTCAACAACCCGATTCCCCAAGGTCTTGAGGCCTTCACGGTGGGATTTAGCGTTCTTGTCATTGGCCTCTCCATGGGCTTCAATTCTGGTTATGCAGTTAACCCAGCTAGAGATTTCGGGCCTCGTCTTTTCACCGCCATTGCTGGATGGGGTGGTGAAGTCTTCAC TGTCAGGGAATGTTGGTTTTTGGTTCCCATCTTCGCTCCCTTCATCGGATCCATTATTGGTGTGCTTGTGTACCAGCTGATGGTGGGGTGGCATGTGGAGGGAGAGGCACGGGACAAGAAGAATAAAGCTACGGAAGAGTCTTTGAAACTTAATGACATCGCCAGCAAGGATTGA